The sequence gatggaaggatggatggatctatggatggatggatgaatgatggatggatgaatgatggatggaaggatggatctatggatggatggatgaaggatggatggatctatggatggatggatctatggatggatggatggaaggatggatggatctatggatggatggatctatggatggatggatgaatgatggatggatgaatgatggaaggatggatggatctatggatggatctatggatgaatgatggatggatggatggatggatgaatgatggaaggatggatggatctatggaAGGATCTATCCATGGGTTTATGGACCCAGGACGAGATGGAGGTCCTGGGACGACCAACGGGAAATCACACGATTCAACATGTTTGAATCTCAACGTTCTGAAATCTAACGTTAGAAAAAGTGAAGAAGGAAAAGTACGTACTCAAAGCGGACGGTAACGTCGGCCAGGAACTTCTTGTCGAACAGCCAGCGGAAGAACACGTCCAGGCTGGAAAGGCAGACAGAGAGCGGTTAGCGGGGTCAGAGGTCGGTCACTGCGGCGCTCCGACAGGACGCGGCGTCCTACCTGCTGAGTCCCAGAGACGGCAGCAGCAGGACCATGAAGATCAGGAAGGTGTAGCACTTGTGCATCGTCGTCCTGTTCTCTCCAGACCTGAAGACAGCAAAAACCCGTAAACATCTGTGCGTTTCAGTCGGTCCGACAGAACTGAGGGATGCCGAGGCGGCGGCGGTAACAGTTTCCATATGACTCTtgtctttgtgctaagttaggctaacagtttccatacGACTCTtgtctttgtgctaagttaggctaataGTTTCCATACGACTCTtgtctttgtgctaagttaggctaacagtttccatccgactcctgtctttgtgctaagttaggctaacagtttccatcagaCTCCtgtctttgtgctaagttaggctaacagtttccatctgactccagtctttatgctaagtcAGGCTAACTGTTTCCGTCTGACtccagtctttatgctaagttaggctaacagtttccatacGACTCTtgtctttgtgctaagttaggctaacagtttccatccgactccagtctttatgctaagttaggctaacagtttccatcagactcctgtctttatgctaagttaggctaacagtttccatccgactcctgtctttgtgctaagttaggctaacagtttccatcagaCTCCtgtctttgtgctaagttaggctaacagtttccatacGACTCTtgtctttgtgctaagttaggctaacagtttccatccgactccagtctttatgctaagttaggctaacagtttccatccgactccagtctttgtgctaagttaggctaacagtttccatccgactcctgtctttgtgctaagttaggctaacagtttccatcagaCTCCtgtctttgtgctaagttaggctaacagtttccatctgactccagtctttatgctaagttaggctaactgTTTCCGTCTGACtccagtctttatgctaagttaggctaacagtttccatatGACTCCtgtctttgtgctaagttaggctaacagtttccatatgactccagtctttatgctaagttaggctaacagtttccatatGACTCCtgtctttgtgctaagttaggctaacagtttccatccaactcctgtctttgtgctaagttaggctaacagtttccatccaactcctgtctttgtgctaagttaggctaactgTTTCCGTCTGACtccagtctttatgctaagttaggctaacagtttccatatGACTCTtgtctttgtgctaagttaggctaacagtttccatatGACTCTtgtctttgtgctaagttaggATAACAGTTTCTATCAGACTCCtgtctttgtgctaagttaggctaacagtttccatctgactccagtctttatgctaagttaggctaacagtttccatctgactccagtctttatgctaagttaggctaacagtttccatctgACTCTtgtctttgtgctaagttaggctaacagtttccatatGACTCTtgtctttgtgctaagttaggctaacagtttccatatGACTtgtctttgtgctaagttaggctaacagtttctatCAGACTCCtgtctttgtgctaagttaggctaacagtttccatatgactccagtctttatgctaagttaggctaacagtttccatctgactccagtctttatgctaagttaggctaacagtttccatctgACTCctgtctttatgctaagttaggctaacagtttccatacGACTCTtgtctttgtgctaagttaggctaaacATCTGTGTGTTTGAGTCGGTCTGACAGAACTGAGGGACGCCGAGGCGGCGGCGGCGGTACCTGGTCCAGTGCGCCTCGAAGAAGGCGGAGTAGTAGACGATGGTGGGCAGCAGAGCAGAGAAAGCCCAGAGCAGCAGAGTGGGGAAGAACTGGGTGACAATGGGGTTCTGTTccaaagacacaaacagagtcaGAGCAGAAGGATCGGGGGGCGCTCGGACGCATCGGAGGGCCGACGGGCGCCGCTTACGTTGAGGTACTCCACGGGCTTGGTGACGTTGAACTTGTCCATGGTGGAGATGATGATGGCGGGCGTggtgaggaagaagagcaggatGAAGAGGATGCAGTTGATGATGAAGCAGCGGATCCACCAGGAGATCCCGCCCAGCGACAGGTGCTCCCTGCGGGAAAGAGAACAGCGTCAGCCGATCCCAGTGGGGGGTGGCGGCGGGGAGGGGGGAGTGTGCACGTACCAGCGCACGTTCTGCGGGTCGGGCGCGTACGAGACGCTCCAGTTGTGAACATGAAGGACCTCGCTGAACTGAGAGGAACGTGGCTCCTGGTGGCAACGGCAGCCCTGCACCTGACAGGCGTTAAAGTCCTTCAGGATGCTGTGGGGAAGGGGGCGGAGTCAGGAGAAGGGGGCGGGGTCAAAGGTGAGGAGGCGGAGTCACACAGAGGGGCGGGGTCAGAGGTGAGGGGGCGGGGACACAGGTGAGGAGGCGGAGTCACACAGAGGGGCGGGGTCAGAGGTGAGGGGGCGGGGACACAGGTGAGGAGGCGGAGTCACACAGAGGGGCGGGGTCAGAGGTGAGGGGGCGGGGACACAGGTGAGGAGGCGGAGTCACACAGAAGGGCGGGGTCAGGAGGAGGGGGCGAGGTCAAAGGTGAGGAGGCGGAGTCACACAGAGGGGCGGGGTCACACAGAGGGGGCGGAGTCACACAGAGGGGGTGGGGTCAAAGGTGAGGAGGCAGTCATACAGAGGGGGCGGAGTCAAACAATGGGGGTGTGGTCACAGATGAGGAGGCAGAGTCAAGGTGTAAAAAGTTAAAAACGTTTCATTAAATAAAGCATCAGTGACGTGAAAAACAAACTAATTTACTGATTTAATCAGAATGATTTTAAAGGCAGATTACGTAAAGTAAAGCGTCGACAGACCCAGAAACAGGAGGAAAAACCAGCTGGTGGAACTTCTGCAGCTTTTAAAGCAGCTCGCACATTTAACCGTTTAGATCTGAGGATAATCTTTGTCAGAATGCTATCAGAGAACAGTGAACAGAGCGTCctgttagctaacgttagcgaTGAACAGCTGCTCCTGTTTCCACTCTTTAGTTTCTTCTGCCAACCAACAGGAGGAGCCTGAATCAGAGAGGCGGAGCTTACATGGCGGTCATGGCTTCGTTCTGGAAGGTGACGAAGGCCATGCCCAGCGGCTTGGTGTGgaccttctccttctccttcctgtACTCCTCCTTCAGCTTGGCCTCCCTCTTGGTGTAGTAGCTGACCGCCTCCTCCTGTGGGGGGGGAAGCAAAGCCAAAGTCTGAGTTTTTATGTGCGGTGTGACGGGAATGTGACGTGAGAACAAGGCGAGCGCCACCTCCTCGCAGCCGGTGATGGCGCAGCAGCACAGGTGTCCGCAGGGCTTGGGGTTGATCATGGTGGGAACGTGCTCCTTCGCCATGAGGTCGGTGAAGAATTTCTTACTGCGCTCCGTCTTCTTCCTGCCAACATTCAGACGGGAACGTTCAGACAACCGGttcaaccagaaccaggaaagcTCCtggagttagggttagggttgggttagagggtaagggttagggttgggttagagggtaagggttagggttgggttagagggtaagggttagggttagggtaagggtaagggttagggtaagagttagagggtaagggtagggatagggttggggttgggttagagggttagggtaagggttgggttagagggtaagggtagggatagggttggggttgggttagagggttagggtaagggttgggttagagggtaagggtagggatagggttggggttgggttagagggttagggtaagggttgggttagagggtaagggtagggatagggttggggttagggttgggttagagggttagggtaagggttgggttagagggtaagggtagggatagggttggggttagggttgggttagagggttagggtaagggttgggttagagggtaagggtagggatagggttggggttagggttgggttagagggttagggtaagggttactGTTCTCCAGGAACAGTTtctggagggttagggttaaagggTAAGATGCATATCCCAGCATGCAGTGGGGCGCTGCCTCACCTCTCAGCATTCAGAGCCATCAGTTTAGCCACGTTGTAGCAGATCCGGGCCTCCAGAACCGTGCAGTTCTCATACGCCTGCCTGCAGAACGACAGAGGAGCAGCGGTGTGAAAGCAGTCCAGACTTAAAGCGTCTCAGCTCTGATCAGCTAACAGGAACTCACTCAAAGTGCTGCTTGATCTGACTTTCCTCAGCATACTTTGAGATGCCGTTAATGAATAAAGTGCGTTTCACCTGTAAGACACAAAACGGGTAACTCATCATCAAAAGCACAGCATCTCCTCAGAGTTTGACCAGTTTCCCAACTAAAAACTGGACTATGGACTGGTTTTCCTACCAGGTCGTCCTCCTTGTAGTGCATCTTGGACGTGTGTCTCCTCATGCTGTAGACGGTCAGCAGCAGATACATGAAGGCAAATGTAGTGTGGAGCCACAACAGATTGGTCCTAAAAGGACAAAAATGCATTGTTTAAATCAAATCTGATAACACTAACGGTTCACATCAAAGCTGAGACTCAAACCAACAGGTGCTGCTTCTTATCAatttaggctaacagtttccatccaactccagtctttatgctaagttaggctaacagtttctatCCGACTCctgtctttatgctaagttaggctaacagtttctatCCGACtccagtctttatgctaagttaggctaacagtttctatCCGACTcttttctttatgctaagttaggctaacagcttctatccaactcttttctttatgctaagttaggctaacagtttccatccgactcgtctttatgctaagttaggctaacagtttctatCCGACTCctgtctttatgctaagttaggctaacagtttctatCCGACtccagtctttatgctaagttaggctaacagtttctatCCGACtccagtctttatgctaagttaggctaacagtttctatCCGACTcttttctttatgctaagttaggctaacagcttctatccaactcttttctttatgctaagttaggctaacagtttccatccgactcttgtctttatgctaagttaggctaacagtttctatCCGAATCctgtctttatgctaagttaggctaacagtttctatCCGACtccagtctttatgctaagttaggctaacagtttctatCCGACtccagtctttatgctaagttaggctaacagtttctatCCGACTcttttctttatgctaagttaggctaacagcttctatccaactcttttctttatgctaagttaggctaacagtttccatccgactcttgtctttgtgctaagttaggctaacagcttctatccaactcttttctttatgctaagttaggctaacagtttccatccgactcttgtctttgtgctaagttaaGATAaaagtttccatccaactccagactttgtgctaagttaggctaacagtttccatgtGACTCctgtctttatgctaagttaggctaaaaGTTTCCATGTGACTCCAgactttatgctaagttaggctaacagtttccatccgactcctgtctttatgctaagttaggctaacagtttccatccgaCTCCAGActttgtgctaagttaggctaacagtttccatgtGACTCctgtctttatgctaagttaggctaaaaGTTTCCATGTGACTCCAgactttatgctaagttaggctaacagtttccatccgactccagtctttatgctaagttaggctaacagtttccaacCTTATCCCTGTGCTGGAGTTTTCTGTTAAGGATgacagattcagattcagctgCTTTTACGACTCCTTATCGACTCACTCTGACTTCAGGTTGGCTATCGTGGTACGTCCAAAGCTGTAGGCATTGTTTTCTGGAAGAAATGAGAAGTGTTGTTGTCAGAAGACAAATAAATTCAAACTAAGTCTCCAAACCAAACCTTATTAACTAAAGTCACAATGGTCTCTTAACCGATTCATCTCCAGTGTCAAGACTCACCTCAATCTGACTTATTGTTAAAGAAAGTTACATCATTGATAACCGGATGCTAACCAGTCCAACAATCAGTTGCTACAACATTGATAACAGACGGCTGCACAGCGGTTGTTTTAGTTCTCTTTGCACCTCCGACTCTCAACAGTCTGTTGGTGTCTCTGTAGTTGAGAGTTCAACATGTTGCTCAGTGATGACCGGGATTTGAACCACTAACAGTGTGATTTAGTGGCTGATGAATAAACAGAAGATTAATACAGATAAACAGCCACTATGAGACATGAATGCATTAAACTGGATTTAATATTCACCAGGTTTCAGAGCCAACAGCTCGGCTCACAACTCTAGCTCTTTTTAGAGTCTCAGTGACACGTTGAGGAGGATGTTCTGTTCTGCTGATGGTGGACCGTCACATTCTGGGCTGAGATGCTGGGTGGGTGTATCAGGGTCTGCTTTGTAGTGGTTCCCCTCACATCTATCTGCCTCTAAGTACAGCTCCTCTTCCACCTCTCTATCTACGGTGTCCCACAGGGTTCAGTTCTGGGGCCTTTACTGCTCCCGTTACATCTGCTCCCTCTTTAAGGACGAATCCTcccactatgcagatgacactcaacTGTATTTCTCTTTAAGACGTTTCTCAGCTGCTCAGACTCTGTTAAAAGTTGGATGTCTGACAGCTTTCTCCACCTTAATGCATGTCATGTGATCGGgtccctgaggtcatgtgatcaggtccctggggtcatgtgatcaggtccCTAAGGTCATGTGATCTCTGTTAAAAACtcttttaaagcttttaaaCTTTGGTTTTTATGTTCCAGCTCTTTGTGATGTTTCTCCTGAAAGCTGCTGGACTGACATCATTGGACTTGCTGACTCAGGACTCTACTGACCACAGTGACAACACTCAGCACTGTTTCTACAGAACTGGTCTAACTGGGCTGAGCTCCTGCTAAAACCATCTACCATCAGACAGGTCTACAGCTAGAGCTCCGCCGCCACCTTTACCTTCTTTGGAAGGAGGTCCCGAGGCTCCCTGCCGCAGGAAAGCATCTTTACTGATAATTCTGACTGAATCAGACACAAAGCGAGACACTGTGAAACGACTCCTGCAGAGCAGAATCTGCCCGGTCTGCGGCTCAGCTGCTTACCCAGCAGGTCTCCGGAGAAGTTGACGGGCAGGACGATGCCCACCGAGAGGACGCCGACCACGACCAGCAGGCCGATGATGTGGCGCTGGAAGGACAGGTAGTGCACGGCGTCCTCGCCACATTTCTCCCGGATCTCCTCGTCCCTGCAGGAACGAAGACGCGTCACATGAGATCCGTGTCAGAGCAGCTGGACAGATGTTTGATTTGTTGGGTCGATACTCACTTTATCCTGAAAATGGCGGTCAGCCACGAGCAGAAgccctgaaacacagagaagaagagcagcagggtAAATACAGCGTGGTTAAAGGGATTCGCCtgttctgacatgaagctgtatgacatcccatatcagcaacataatttactgctcggtctgcacggtctacacagcattaagttaggctaacagtttctatccaactcctttctttatgctaagttaggctaacagtttctatccaactcttttctttgtgctaagttaggcAAACAGTTTCTATCCGACTcttttctttatgctaagttaggctaacagtttctatccgactcctttctttatgctaagttaggctaacagtttctatccaactcttttctttatgctaagttaggctaacagtttccatccaactcttttctttatgctaagttaggctaacagtttctatccaactcctttctttatgctaagttaggctaacagtttccatccaactcttttctttatgctaagttaggctaacagtttctatccaactcctttctttatgctaagttaggctaacagtttccatccaactcttttctttatgctaagttaggctaacagtttccatccaactcttttctttatgctaagttaggctaacagtttctatccaactcctttctttatgctaagttaggcaaacagtttccatccaactcttttctttgtgctaagttaggcAAACAGTTTCTATCCGACTcttttctttatgctaagttaggctaacagtttccatccaactcttttctttgtgctaagttaggctaacagtttctctccgactcctttctttatgctaagttaggctaacagtttctatccaactcctttctttatgctaagttaggcaaacagtttccatccaactcttttctttgtgctaagttaggcAAACAGTTTCTATCCGactcctttctttatgctaagttaggctaacagtttccatccaactcttttctttgtgctaagttaggctaacagtttctatccaactcctttctttatgctaagttaggcaaacagtttccatccaactctttctttgtgctaagttaggctaacagtttctatccgactcctttctttatgctaagttaggcaaacagtttccatccaactctttctttgtgctaagttaggctaacagtttctatccaactcttttctttgtgctaagttaggcaaacagtttccatccaactctttctttgtgctaagttaggctaacagtttctatccaactcttttctttgtgctaagttaggcaaacagtttccatccaactctttctttgtgctaagttaggctaacagtttctatccgactcctttctttatgctaagttaggcaaacagtttccatccaactcttttctttgtgctaagttaggctaacagtttctatCCGACTcttttctttatgctaagttaggctaacagtttccatccaactcttttctttgtgctaagttaggctaacagtttctatccaactcttttctttgtgctaagttaggcaaacagtttccatccaactcttttctttgtgctaagttaggctaacagtttctatccgactcttttctttgtgctaagttaggctaacagtttccattcaactcttttctttgtgctaagttaggcAAACAGTTTCCATCCGACTCCTGTCTTATTGCTAAGTTagggtgtttgctgctcagaagcaggggactgctcggtctgcacggtttacacagcaggcagtgatatgaagggagagaaaatagggccaagataTTGTaagaggtctgactttttcctggagaacgattttgtgacgcaaatgtattactctgttgaacgcatattgttctgagaagcaaaacgctttattttttaaaccccagccaactagccggactaccttcatcaacaccaaaacgaggctggaactctgctcacaggacgcagcagggggtaagaagatgttcagaaatgatgttgctgatatgggatgtcatacagcttcatgtcagaagaggtgaactatccctttagtGTAGCGCAGGTTTTGGATCAGGGTTCTCCTCCATCTTTGTTGGTGACTGACTGCAGAGGGCAGGGATGGGGGGGCCTTAACACGATGGTGGTGGAGGATTTAAGGCCTGTAGACACGTCAGTGAGGTGTTAATGAGAGCAGAGCTCTAACTCAATCCTCTCTGAGCACGACTTCCTTTGATGTAACATTATCTGACCGAGGTCAGCTGACAGGACGGAGCCCCGGCCGGCCCTCAGCTCGACCTGGAAGCCTCTCGGTGCTACTCTGGATTATGGTGGACAGATTAGCAGCTCTGATCCCCCTGATCCGACACCACGCCGTCACACCTTGCAGGTGCAGCTCGGAATAATCTGCAAACACCTGCCAGCATCACCAATCAAGCCGAGGAAATTAAAAGCTGTTGGGAATCCCCGCCTGCAGTTCGTGGTCACGCCATCAGAGGGCGCCAACACGACGTCTGGGGGGGAGACACTTTCTGATCGACAGAAACAGGGAAGAAGTGGAGCTGCTTCATTTCTCTGTTTAAGCTTTAAAGTAAGAACCTTCATGGCTCCAACATCCAGCTTTGCATCAGgggcaccttcacacagatttACCGAagagaagaggtaaagataagtaggaatgggattcaaaccctggttcgggtagggggtaatgaaagtatagagggtgccagaggtggaggcaggacaagacacactagcagattcagcagacaaactcacctaaacagtcctacagtcactaataatgccagcaaaaacaaagccatacaggccaactcacctaaaatggccgcctggtttcaaaaggatcacatgggccacaccctccacctAAATAtctggaacttcttctttgcttcttccaaaagtctgtttaccctaagtgctccccctgctgggcccccagctgctattgcttcttgtaatccaaatccactgactggactttactgcctcatctgacacttccttcactattttcctcacactctgtccacttacacccagctccctcagcaatgagacaacagactttgcaacaaatcctctacatcctacttccactggacatatcctaactttccatcctcgctgctctgcttctgcccccaactccacatacctaagctttttcctttcatatgcttctgctgctaattcctcccaaggaacagtcagctctatgaaatagactctcattctactcctagaccacaagactatatcaggccttggATGTAGAATAAATGTAAACCGGTTGAATGACAGATCGGTTTGTGA is a genomic window of Odontesthes bonariensis isolate fOdoBon6 chromosome 4, fOdoBon6.hap1, whole genome shotgun sequence containing:
- the LOC142378179 gene encoding mechanosensitive cation channel TMEM63B-like isoform X7 encodes the protein MLTALIVTMAIFGSSQSCSGQDNCSANSESKDYCYSARIRSTVLQGLPFGGVPTVLALDFMCFLVLLFVFSILRKVAWDYGRLALVTDADRLKKRFSDLKEQNYVASAMHSETPDRYERLTSVSSSVDFDQRDNGFCSWLTAIFRIKDEEIREKCGEDAVHYLSFQRHIIGLLVVVGVLSVGIVLPVNFSGDLLENNAYSFGRTTIANLKSETNLLWLHTTFAFMYLLLTVYSMRRHTSKMHYKEDDLVKRTLFINGISKYAEESQIKQHFEQAYENCTVLEARICYNVAKLMALNAERKKTERSKKFFTDLMAKEHVPTMINPKPCGHLCCCAITGCEEEEAVSYYTKREAKLKEEYRKEKEKVHTKPLGMAFVTFQNEAMTAIILKDFNACQVQGCRCHQEPRSSQFSEVLHVHNWSVSYAPDPQNVRWEHLSLGGISWWIRCFIINCILFILLFFLTTPAIIISTMDKFNVTKPVEYLNNPIVTQFFPTLLLWAFSALLPTIVYYSAFFEAHWTRSGENRTTMHKCYTFLIFMVLLLPSLGLSSLDVFFRWLFDKKFLADVTVRFECVFLPDNGAFFVNYVIASAFIGNAMDLLRIPGLLMYMIRLCLARSAADRRNVKRHQAYEFQFGAAYAWMMNVFTVVMAYSITCPIIVPFGLMYMLLKHLVDRYNMYYAYLPSKLDKKIHSGAVTQVVAAPILCLFWLLFFSTVRTGFQTPTSMFTLVVLIITIVVCLSHVCFGHFKYLSAHNYKIDTKENEVDTVENGRPARSSSSPNTKSQQQQAQQQQMYIAQVLQDPNSDEPGGGSEEDRGSSQDEELLNGGNSINEADFQSGEDSLIANEVHQ